ATATCAGTCCGTCACTGGCGGTGGTCCGGTCGATTGACATCGGCGGCGGGATTGAATTGCGGCCATCGGCCGAGGTTAATTACACCTATGGCTATTACGGTGAATATACCGAAACCGGCACGACATCATCCAATCTTCGGGTTAAGGGGCATGGTGTGGATGTGATCAACGGGCGTTTGCAATTGGCAGCCCGTCAGGTGCTTGTAGATGGCCGGGGCGAGATGGAACTGCGCGGCGGGATGAAATACAGCTATTTCGGGCGTGACAGCGTTGATGTCGGGCTCGGCAACGGTCCGGTTTTACGCTATCAGGGAACCGGTGATACGTCCTCGTACGGGGGATATGTCGGGGGCAATATGCGCTATGACGTGGACCGGCGGATGACGGTTGTCGCAGACATGGAACTGGGGCTTGCAACTGGCGACGAACGCACTGCTTCAGGCTATCTGGGGCTGGAATACCGATTCTAAAGCGTTACAGCCGCCGCACCCAGTTTGGCAACCCTGCGGCGTAGCCGGTTGACGTTGTGGCTTTGCCGTTATGATGCAATCGGGCGTTTACGGCATCGGCACGGATCTGACTTGGTGTTGAATGGAATTTGGCGCGGAATGCGCGGCTAAAATGGGACTCACTGTTAAAACCGCATTCAAAGGCAATGCTGCCAATGTTCTTGTGGCTGTAACGCTGTTGCGACAGCAATTGAAAGCTCCGCTGCAAACGGCGATCCCAAAGATAATTTGCCACCCCGCCATGCGGGGCAAAAATGCGATAGATATGTGTTCTTGACATTCGAAAGGTCAGGGCAAGGCTTGCTGGCGTGATGTTTTCGGAAAGGTTGGCATCAATATAGCGGTAGATGACCTTTGCAAGGGCAACTGATGTTGGCGCGTCAATTTCCTCGGGAAGCTGGCCTTCGCACAGCAAGCATCCTTGCATCAGGCCGAGAGTTCCTTGCACGGCACTAACAGCTTGTTGAGTTGTCATGTCAGGAATGTTCTTCCAAAGGTTCAGAAAACCGGTGGCCATGAAGCGAACCATCGGGTTGTCCTTGGAAAGCTTCAGTCCATGCAGTGGCGCGAGCATATCCGAGATATCTGGTCGCAATTCCCGTGGCAGAACAAGCGTAAGGTTTTCAAAATCACCCGTGATCATGTCGTGGGGGTAAGAAAGATCGATGATAAGCATGTCGCCCGCGACAATGCGTTCATTGTCTTTGGTAAGGCCGCCGCCCTGCAGAAAAAGCTGAACCAGAATGTGGTCCATATCATCATCGATCACTCGGCGGGGATGCCGTAAAAACTGCTGGGCTTGTGATCTGGTGACACCAAAAACCGTTTCCTGAAGGTCGTAAACATCGATCTGTGCAAAAAAATTCGTGAGATGACATTCATGATCGGACATCATTAAATCAAAAAAGATACCGATATTTTCCTGCCATGCGTCAAAGCGGTGACGCGGATCGATATCATTGGTGTCAAAGTTTGATACGGGAACCGGTTTCAGTTTTGTCAATCCGGGGACTCTTTCGCATTAATGGCAGAACGATAAATTGGTACAATTAATCGCCCGCACTTTTGCGCCCGGACTAAATCAATGATTGATGTGATTGTTGCTTTTTCTGCATTGTGGATATATTTTTTGCAAGTTCTTATGGTTTGACAATAGCTTGCTGTGTCATCCTTTCCGGACGGTTTCGGTCGCTGGTTATTGGCATTGGGAATTGGTTTTGACGCATCAGGCGCAAGGATTTGACCAAATCGCCTGAAGGGTTTGGTTAACCGGCAACATTCGCGATCACCTTGTTGATCGGTATTCCGAACAGTTCGAAAGCGATACAGCTATTTCGTGCCAGGGATCTATCAACCAACTGCAACCTGACGGACAAGATCAGAAACGGGAAATGCCGAACAAAAAGGCCGCCCTGCGATAAACCGGGCGGCCCTTGGTGTTTCGGGGGCGGGGCCTAGCCGAACTCGACATTGTCGGGTGTCAGGTCATCCTTGCTGATATCTTCAACAATCACCCCAAAGGTCCATGGATCGCCGTTGCTGAAATCGATGTAAAGATCACCGCCATCGGTTTCAGTCGCATGATCAAGCAGGCTGTCGAAATCGGTAATGCCCGATCTGGCCTGAAGATCAGCGGTAAGGAGCAGGGTATCGCCATCATTGCCGCTTTCGAAATCAACCACACGATCACGGCTGGAGGCTTCGGCGTCGAAGACGAAAGTATCGTCGCCGATATTGCCCTGAAGCCAGTCATTGCCGCCGCCACCCGAAAGGATAT
The Thalassospira xiamenensis M-5 = DSM 17429 DNA segment above includes these coding regions:
- a CDS encoding helix-turn-helix domain-containing protein; this encodes MTKLKPVPVSNFDTNDIDPRHRFDAWQENIGIFFDLMMSDHECHLTNFFAQIDVYDLQETVFGVTRSQAQQFLRHPRRVIDDDMDHILVQLFLQGGGLTKDNERIVAGDMLIIDLSYPHDMITGDFENLTLVLPRELRPDISDMLAPLHGLKLSKDNPMVRFMATGFLNLWKNIPDMTTQQAVSAVQGTLGLMQGCLLCEGQLPEEIDAPTSVALAKVIYRYIDANLSENITPASLALTFRMSRTHIYRIFAPHGGVANYLWDRRLQRSFQLLSQQRYSHKNIGSIAFECGFNSESHFSRAFRAKFHSTPSQIRADAVNARLHHNGKATTSTGYAAGLPNWVRRL